From a region of the Syngnathus scovelli strain Florida chromosome 19, RoL_Ssco_1.2, whole genome shotgun sequence genome:
- the LOC125987042 gene encoding piggyBac transposable element-derived protein 3-like, translated as MSTDEDLQCALVAGAISRNRFEEIIRYIHCADNAHLNLSDRMTKLRPMMDILNARFGEAYPMDCNVDLDEAMIEYFGRHGCKQAIRNKPVRFGFKAWCLNSGTSGFLLRFDIYQGASGDASEVERKFGKGGGTLLRLLDDLPDAVRALPLRVYIDNYFTGLPLVAELRRRGYACTGTIRENRIPRSCPITDQKAMKNKPRGAVSVVYDTANKIALTRWKDNAVVTIASTLTAEHHLQKASRWSAKEKKKMAVDQPFVVQLYNRSMGGMDRADQSIGLYRINMRRKKWWWPIFTWMLDAAVFNAWVLRRLDEHSGMSLLDF; from the coding sequence ATGAGCACAGATGAAGATCTCCAGTGCGCCCTCGTTGCTGGGGCCATATCACGCAACAGGTTCGAGGAGATCATCCGCTACATTCACTGCGCCGACAACGCGCACCTGAACCTCAGCGACCGGATGACAAAGCTGCGTCCCATGATGGACATCCTCAACGCTCGGTTCGGGGAGGCGTATCCAATGGACTGCAATGTTGATCTGGACGAGGCAATGATCGAATATTTTGGAAGACACGGATGCAAGCAAGCAATCCGAAACAAGCCGGTGCGGTTCGGCTTCAAGGCCTGGTGCCTGAACAGCGGGACCAGCGGCTTCCTGCTCCGCTTTGACATCTACCAGGGGGCGAGTGGAGATGCCTCTGAAGTGGAACGCAAGTTCGGCAAGGGCGGTGGCACGCTCCTTCGACTTCTGGACGACCTCCCCGATGCTGTGCGTGCACTTCCACTACGCGTCTACATCGACAACTATTTCACCGGCCTCCCGCTAGTTGCAGAGCTGCGCAGGCGGGGCTACGCTTGCACGGGGACGATCCGAGAAAACCGCATCCCGCGCTCCTGCCCGATCACAGATCAGAAAGCTATGAAGAACAAGCCGCGTGGTGCCGTGTCTGTCGTGTACGACACGGCAAACAAGATTGCGCTCACTCGGTGGAAGGATAACGCCGTGGTCACCATCGCCTCCACCCTCACCGCCGAGCATCATCTGCAGAAGGCGTCACGCTGGTCagcgaaggagaagaagaagatggcAGTGGACCAGCCATTTGTTGTCCAGCTGTACAACCGCAGCATGGGCGGCATGGACCGCGCCGACCAGAGCATCGGGCTCTACCGCATCAACATGCGTCGGAAGAAGTGGTGGTGGCCGATATTCACCTGGATGCTGGACGCGGCCGTCTTCAACGCATGGGTGCTGCGCCGGCTGGATGAGCATAGCGGGATGTCTTTGCTGGACTTCTGA